In Lachnospiraceae bacterium, one DNA window encodes the following:
- a CDS encoding L-fucose/L-arabinose isomerase family protein, with product MFENIPKVKIGIVAVSRDCFPESLSVNRRKALVDAYKAKYEAEDIYECPVCIVESEIHMVQALEDIKKEGCNALVVYLGNFGPEISETLLAKHFEGPKMFVAAAEETGNDLVSGRGDAYCGMLNASYNLQLRNIKAYIPEYPVGTAAECADMIHDFLPIARTVIGLSDLKIISFGPRPLNFLACNAPIKQLYNLGVEIEENSELDLFEAFNKHAGDPRIAEVAADMAAELGEGNKKPEILAKLAQYELTLSDWIRDHRGCRKYVAIAGKCWPAFQTQFGFVPCYVNSRLTGRGIPVSCEVDIYGALSEFIGTCISQDAVTLLDINNSVPEDLYNEDIKGKFNYDLKETFMGFHCGNTNSGKLAFCEMKYQFIMARSLPEEVTQGTLEGDIMPGDITFYRLQSTADNILRAYVAQGEVLPVATRSFGSIGIFAIPQMGRFYRHVLIEKGFPHHGAVAFGHFGKSLYEVFKYIGVDVEEIGFNQPAGMLYKTENPFT from the coding sequence ATGTTTGAGAATATCCCGAAAGTAAAAATTGGCATTGTGGCAGTCAGCCGTGACTGTTTCCCGGAGTCTTTATCTGTAAACCGCAGAAAAGCCCTGGTAGATGCTTACAAGGCAAAATATGAGGCAGAGGACATTTATGAGTGCCCGGTCTGTATCGTAGAGAGTGAGATCCATATGGTACAGGCATTAGAAGATATTAAGAAAGAGGGCTGCAATGCTTTAGTTGTTTATCTTGGAAACTTCGGTCCCGAGATCTCTGAAACATTACTTGCAAAACACTTTGAAGGGCCAAAGATGTTTGTTGCAGCAGCAGAAGAGACCGGAAATGATCTGGTATCCGGCAGAGGTGATGCATACTGCGGTATGTTAAATGCAAGCTATAACCTTCAGCTGCGAAATATCAAGGCTTATATCCCTGAATATCCTGTAGGAACGGCAGCAGAATGTGCAGATATGATCCATGATTTCCTGCCAATTGCAAGAACCGTTATTGGTCTGTCGGATCTGAAGATCATCAGCTTTGGCCCAAGACCGTTAAATTTCCTGGCATGCAATGCCCCGATCAAACAGCTGTATAACCTTGGGGTTGAGATTGAAGAAAACTCAGAGCTGGATCTGTTTGAAGCGTTTAATAAGCATGCAGGTGATCCAAGAATTGCAGAAGTAGCAGCAGATATGGCAGCAGAGCTGGGAGAAGGAAATAAAAAGCCTGAGATTCTGGCAAAGCTGGCCCAGTATGAGCTTACTTTATCAGACTGGATCCGTGACCACAGAGGCTGCCGCAAATATGTTGCCATTGCAGGAAAATGCTGGCCTGCATTCCAGACCCAGTTTGGCTTTGTCCCCTGTTATGTAAACAGCCGCCTGACCGGACGCGGCATTCCAGTGTCCTGTGAAGTAGATATTTATGGTGCATTAAGTGAATTTATCGGAACCTGTATCAGCCAGGATGCAGTAACCCTTTTAGATATTAACAACTCTGTACCGGAAGACCTTTACAATGAGGATATCAAGGGTAAATTTAACTATGATTTAAAGGAGACTTTCATGGGCTTCCATTGTGGAAATACCAACTCAGGGAAGCTGGCATTCTGTGAAATGAAGTATCAGTTCATAATGGCCCGTTCTCTTCCGGAAGAAGTTACACAGGGAACTCTGGAAGGTGATATCATGCCTGGTGATATTACGTTTTACCGTTTACAGAGTACAGCTGACAACATTCTGCGCGCTTATGTAGCACAGGGCGAGGTACTGCCAGTGGCAACCCGGTCATTTGGTTCCATCGGCATCTTTGCAATTCCCCAGATGGGACGTTTCTACCGTCATGTACTGATCGAGAAGGGCTTCCCGCATCACGGTGCAGTTGCATTCGGTCACTTCGGCAAGAGCCTGTATGAGGTATTTAAGTATATTGGCGTTGATGTAGAAGAGATCGGCTTTAACCAGCCGGCAGGAATGCTTTATAAGACAGAAAATCCATTTACATAA
- a CDS encoding ATP-binding cassette domain-containing protein has product MKYQIKDGTVTLGGETILSHIDFEIQGNQKIAVVGRNGAGKTTLLRLIAGELSLDRDDRRQGPGILASRQLTVEMLGQQALAEEERTVEELMMLHCPAKGLFDRERFEYEREYDTLFTGLGFQKEDKKRSVAAFSGGQKTKIALIRLLLQKPDLLLLDEPTNHLDMETACWLEGYLKQYQGAVVMVSHDRFFMDRTADIIYELDQGKITRYPGNYTQYREQKRKNYGIQMKSYLRQQEEIERQEELIKRFKNKPSKAAFARSRKKILERMHPVEKPREDMAHIFTGTITPLVSGSKWVFEAEHLKIGYDKHPLLELSLRIRKGQKIGILGVNGSGKTTFLKTVAGFLPAVAGDCSLGNNITIGYFDQYSAAIQSEKTVVEHFSDLFPSLTDKEVRTILGAYLFKGKDGAKRVDDLSGGEKARLVLAELLQSRPNFLILDEPTNHMDIQAKETLESAFQAYEGTILFVSHDRYFIRQVARSVLIFENNAAFYYPFGYEHYLERKEKEASGEPLAARIKAEEQALIEGLKAVPRAERHRLREIPEEEAYEQWRLRLAAEAIENAAERAEAIYQQILEKNGNREEWELEHWCETADAENKQFCSGDRKEPAEGEMAALTEQYETAQSAWKDACLFWYDIWCESHQEPEPFSTDGPGTSDFKQAEAQD; this is encoded by the coding sequence ATGAAATACCAGATAAAAGACGGCACCGTTACCTTAGGCGGTGAAACTATATTATCCCATATTGATTTTGAAATACAGGGAAATCAGAAAATTGCAGTAGTTGGAAGAAATGGCGCGGGAAAGACTACGCTTTTGCGGCTGATCGCAGGAGAGTTGAGCCTGGACCGGGATGACAGACGTCAGGGACCGGGGATCCTGGCTTCCAGACAGCTGACGGTGGAGATGCTTGGACAGCAGGCTTTGGCAGAGGAAGAACGGACAGTAGAAGAGCTTATGATGCTTCATTGTCCTGCGAAAGGCCTTTTTGACAGGGAACGTTTTGAATATGAGCGGGAATATGACACCCTTTTTACAGGTCTGGGATTTCAGAAAGAGGACAAAAAGCGTTCTGTAGCAGCCTTTTCCGGAGGCCAGAAGACTAAGATCGCCCTGATCCGGCTTCTTCTTCAAAAGCCGGATCTGTTATTGCTGGATGAGCCTACGAACCATCTGGATATGGAAACAGCCTGCTGGCTGGAAGGTTATCTGAAGCAGTATCAGGGAGCTGTAGTCATGGTCAGCCACGACCGCTTTTTTATGGACCGTACTGCGGATATTATTTATGAACTGGATCAGGGGAAGATCACCCGGTATCCGGGAAATTATACCCAGTATCGTGAACAGAAACGTAAAAACTATGGGATCCAGATGAAGTCATATCTGCGCCAGCAGGAGGAGATAGAACGTCAGGAAGAACTGATCAAAAGGTTTAAAAATAAGCCTTCAAAGGCCGCTTTCGCCCGTTCTAGGAAGAAGATATTAGAGCGGATGCATCCTGTGGAAAAGCCAAGGGAAGATATGGCACATATTTTTACAGGGACGATCACTCCGCTGGTATCAGGAAGTAAGTGGGTCTTTGAAGCAGAGCATTTAAAGATCGGTTATGATAAACATCCCCTGTTAGAACTGAGCCTGCGTATACGCAAAGGCCAGAAGATCGGGATTTTAGGTGTAAATGGTTCCGGAAAAACTACATTTTTAAAGACAGTGGCAGGTTTCCTGCCTGCTGTAGCAGGAGACTGTTCACTGGGAAATAATATTACCATTGGATATTTTGACCAGTATTCAGCGGCGATCCAGTCAGAAAAAACAGTGGTGGAGCATTTTTCAGACCTGTTTCCGTCTCTGACGGATAAGGAAGTGAGGACTATTTTAGGCGCCTATCTTTTTAAAGGGAAGGATGGTGCAAAACGGGTGGATGACCTGTCCGGTGGTGAAAAAGCAAGGCTGGTACTGGCAGAACTTTTGCAGAGCCGGCCAAATTTTCTGATCCTGGACGAGCCCACCAACCATATGGACATTCAGGCAAAGGAGACCCTGGAATCAGCATTCCAGGCATATGAAGGCACCATTCTTTTTGTATCCCATGACCGGTATTTTATCCGCCAGGTAGCCAGGTCTGTGCTTATTTTTGAAAATAACGCTGCTTTTTATTATCCTTTTGGATATGAGCATTATCTGGAGCGGAAGGAAAAAGAAGCTTCCGGAGAGCCTTTGGCGGCCCGTATCAAAGCAGAGGAACAGGCACTGATCGAAGGTTTAAAAGCTGTGCCAAGGGCAGAACGTCACAGGCTGCGGGAAATCCCGGAGGAAGAAGCTTATGAACAGTGGAGACTGCGCCTGGCTGCAGAGGCCATAGAAAATGCTGCAGAGCGTGCAGAAGCAATATATCAGCAGATTCTGGAAAAAAATGGAAATAGAGAAGAATGGGAGCTGGAACACTGGTGTGAGACAGCAGATGCTGAAAATAAGCAGTTTTGTTCTGGGGACAGGAAAGAACCGGCAGAGGGAGAAATGGCTGCTCTTACAGAGCAATATGAAACTGCCCAGTCTGCATGGAAGGATGCCTGTCTTTTCTGGTACGATATCTGGTGTGAATCTCATCAGGAACCAGAGCCGTTCAGTACAGACGGCCCTGGAACGTCAGATTTCAAACAAGCAGAGGCACAGGATTAA
- a CDS encoding sigma 54-interacting transcriptional regulator encodes MKHKLLILTRNPVAKVGIASYLSSLFGQYLTIVSTRIADLKPEDMEDAGCILYTTGELKEQMPFSIPDSVKQLVCMRTFNHTYLQRILQIPPGSFVYLVNDTVDTTYEIMEQLKEYGFSQYHFLPYLPGTGEVRKDIQYCVTPGEVHLVPSFIHQVIDIGNRIVDISTINELIAVFKLPSSLADEVTKNYLNHIIQIQKLSNQQLSQALDMKEITRGILENASEGLCLLNQSGKIELCNSLFLRMTGIKERNIQEKNFSRLLEEAGIIYDYPSENDGIAVHNGEEAFRMWFQDFSIADSRQVRLIHTNPLQDAQFPTRITKLCDFSYFSTVNPLQLHMLDTARRVSVNDFPIIIEGESGTEKELLAQAIHLNSRRHDGPFISLNISSLKSESAEAALIGSYEQQENGVRKKTGALEAAKGGTLLINNLQYADSELQRLLLSILKNGFFIPLGNNCSPQPLDLRLIVTSVSDLYSRVLEGKFLDELFFLLSTVSLYTIPLRQRRNDIPLLLETFLKRAFQEPGLTSKQLLTEPVLTFLNQYDWPGNVLELKNVCTYFSCIYHREPLSLSDLPGYILNQIRRREQQLDITEHRILSLIAANPRSGRSFLCDKLNEEGLQLTQANIRTSLQRLANAGYIKIHRTRGGCEITELGALVNTQ; translated from the coding sequence ATGAAGCATAAACTATTGATCCTGACCCGGAATCCGGTGGCAAAAGTAGGGATCGCCTCTTACCTTTCTTCCCTTTTTGGACAATACCTTACCATTGTGTCTACCAGAATTGCTGACCTGAAGCCGGAGGATATGGAAGATGCAGGCTGTATCCTGTATACAACAGGTGAATTAAAAGAACAGATGCCTTTTTCCATTCCGGATTCTGTAAAACAACTGGTATGTATGCGTACATTTAACCATACCTATCTCCAACGCATCCTTCAGATCCCGCCTGGGTCTTTTGTATACCTGGTCAATGATACAGTGGACACCACCTATGAGATCATGGAACAGTTAAAAGAATATGGCTTTTCCCAGTACCATTTTCTCCCCTATCTTCCGGGTACTGGAGAGGTACGGAAAGATATCCAGTATTGTGTAACTCCAGGAGAAGTTCATCTGGTTCCTTCTTTCATCCATCAGGTAATCGATATTGGCAACCGTATTGTAGATATTTCTACTATTAACGAGCTGATCGCCGTTTTCAAACTTCCTTCCAGCCTGGCCGATGAGGTTACAAAAAATTACTTAAACCATATTATCCAGATACAGAAGCTTTCCAACCAGCAGTTAAGCCAGGCTCTGGATATGAAAGAGATCACGCGGGGAATTTTGGAGAATGCCTCAGAAGGCCTGTGCCTGCTAAACCAGTCCGGCAAAATAGAACTGTGTAATTCCCTTTTTCTGAGGATGACCGGGATCAAAGAACGGAATATTCAGGAAAAAAATTTTTCAAGATTGTTAGAAGAGGCCGGGATCATTTATGATTATCCCAGCGAGAATGACGGAATTGCTGTACACAATGGAGAAGAAGCTTTCCGCATGTGGTTTCAGGACTTCAGCATTGCAGACAGCCGTCAGGTACGCCTGATCCATACAAACCCACTCCAGGATGCCCAGTTTCCTACCCGTATTACGAAATTATGCGATTTCAGTTACTTTTCTACTGTAAACCCACTGCAGCTGCATATGTTAGACACAGCACGAAGAGTATCTGTCAATGATTTTCCTATTATTATAGAAGGGGAAAGCGGCACGGAAAAGGAACTTTTAGCCCAGGCCATCCATTTAAATTCCCGCCGTCACGACGGGCCATTTATTTCCCTAAATATTTCTTCCCTGAAGTCAGAGTCCGCTGAAGCAGCCCTCATTGGCAGCTATGAACAGCAGGAAAATGGTGTCCGTAAAAAAACCGGCGCACTGGAAGCTGCAAAAGGAGGAACACTGCTGATCAATAATCTTCAGTATGCAGATTCAGAACTGCAGCGCCTTCTTTTAAGTATCTTAAAAAATGGCTTTTTTATCCCGCTGGGAAATAATTGTTCCCCCCAGCCTCTGGACCTGCGCCTGATCGTTACCTCTGTCAGCGATCTGTACTCCCGCGTTCTGGAAGGGAAATTCTTAGATGAGCTGTTTTTCCTGTTAAGTACGGTATCTTTGTATACCATTCCTTTAAGACAGCGCAGAAATGATATCCCCCTGCTTTTGGAAACCTTCTTAAAACGGGCCTTCCAGGAACCGGGACTGACCTCCAAACAGCTACTTACAGAGCCGGTACTCACTTTCTTAAACCAGTACGACTGGCCGGGAAATGTACTGGAGCTTAAAAATGTTTGTACTTACTTTTCCTGTATCTATCACAGAGAACCACTGTCTTTAAGTGATCTTCCGGGCTATATTTTAAATCAGATCCGCAGGCGTGAACAGCAGCTTGATATAACAGAGCACCGGATCTTATCCCTGATCGCTGCTAATCCCCGCAGCGGACGTTCCTTCCTCTGCGACAAGCTAAATGAAGAAGGGCTGCAGCTGACCCAGGCCAATATCCGCACCAGCCTGCAGCGGCTGGCAAATGCCGGATATATTAAGATCCACAGGACCCGGGGCGGCTGTGAGATCACAGAGCTGGGAGCACTGGTAAATACACAATAA
- a CDS encoding ABC transporter substrate-binding protein, with amino-acid sequence MKKRALLVALAAAMAASLAGCGGSSASSTTAAGSAAESSEAAGNTAADASGKDSLVIVTSSDVLSMDPYRYDEGPTNQIMLHIYEAMVAQNADMSFGPCLAESWETSEDGLTWTFHLREGVKFHDGDVMDSGDVVASINLASNPDSPSAYSSYTSSFESVEAPDANTVVIKTEKPNPLMLFNVAQLYVLKQEIAEVGTEEQVADNVIGTGRYKFVEQVKEDHIDLAANEDYWGEVPAIKNVRFRPITNEATRTATMLTGDVDFTIDVSARDIDRLDATEGISVIKQKGLREIYLNLDSREDSPLFPGQKNPMSDVKVRQAMYLAIDEGTIIKNIMNGCAYEMNSVVPEDYVGYTEVTREAYDPEKAKQLLAEAGYPDGFEVTLDAPNDRYMNDEQIAQAVAGYLEKVGIKVNLNLMPKANFFSYIKPLENKSMFLMTGWSDASGDGLSLMHDMLYTYNREAGDGGVNRGHYSNAQVDALVDQAFTEMDDTKRGELVAEADKISREDYAYIPLHFEQDTYAIKDTLNYTPRMNKYVYAWEFSYK; translated from the coding sequence ATGAAGAAAAGAGCTTTATTAGTAGCACTTGCAGCAGCAATGGCAGCAAGCCTTGCAGGCTGCGGCGGATCTTCTGCATCCAGCACCACAGCAGCTGGCAGCGCAGCAGAAAGCAGTGAAGCAGCTGGAAACACAGCAGCAGACGCTTCTGGAAAGGACAGCCTGGTTATCGTAACATCATCTGATGTACTGTCTATGGACCCATACAGATATGATGAGGGACCTACAAACCAGATCATGCTCCATATCTATGAGGCAATGGTTGCCCAGAATGCAGATATGTCCTTTGGTCCTTGTCTGGCAGAAAGCTGGGAGACCTCTGAGGATGGTTTAACCTGGACCTTCCATTTAAGAGAAGGCGTTAAGTTCCATGATGGTGATGTAATGGATTCCGGCGACGTTGTTGCATCTATCAATCTGGCTTCCAATCCTGATTCCCCATCTGCATACAGCAGCTACACATCCAGCTTTGAGTCTGTGGAAGCACCTGATGCAAATACCGTTGTTATTAAGACTGAAAAACCAAACCCTTTAATGCTGTTTAACGTTGCCCAGCTGTATGTATTAAAACAGGAAATTGCAGAAGTTGGCACAGAAGAGCAGGTTGCAGACAATGTAATTGGTACCGGCCGTTACAAATTCGTAGAGCAGGTTAAGGAAGACCATATCGACCTGGCAGCAAACGAAGATTACTGGGGCGAAGTTCCGGCTATTAAGAATGTACGTTTCCGTCCTATTACAAATGAAGCAACCAGAACCGCTACCATGCTGACTGGCGATGTTGATTTTACTATTGACGTATCTGCAAGAGATATTGACCGTCTGGATGCAACTGAGGGTATCAGCGTGATCAAGCAGAAGGGTCTTCGTGAGATCTACCTGAACCTGGACAGCCGTGAGGATTCTCCTCTGTTCCCTGGACAGAAAAATCCAATGTCTGATGTCAAAGTAAGACAGGCTATGTATCTGGCAATTGATGAAGGAACCATTATCAAGAACATCATGAATGGATGCGCATATGAAATGAACTCTGTTGTTCCGGAAGATTATGTAGGCTACACCGAAGTTACCCGTGAAGCATATGATCCTGAAAAGGCAAAACAGCTGTTAGCAGAAGCTGGATATCCAGATGGTTTTGAAGTAACCTTAGATGCTCCAAATGACCGTTACATGAACGATGAGCAGATCGCCCAGGCAGTAGCAGGTTATCTTGAAAAAGTAGGTATCAAGGTTAATTTAAACCTGATGCCAAAGGCTAACTTCTTCAGCTACATTAAACCATTAGAGAATAAATCCATGTTCTTAATGACCGGATGGTCTGATGCTTCTGGTGATGGACTTTCTCTTATGCACGATATGCTTTACACCTATAACCGTGAGGCAGGTGATGGCGGTGTCAACAGAGGCCATTACTCCAACGCACAGGTAGATGCCTTAGTTGATCAGGCATTCACTGAGATGGATGATACCAAGAGAGGTGAACTGGTAGCAGAGGCTGACAAGATCTCAAGAGAAGATTATGCATACATTCCGCTTCACTTTGAGCAGGATACATATGCGATCAAGGATACTTTAAATTACACCCCAAGAATGAACAAGTATGTATATGCATGGGAGTTCTCTTATAAATAA
- a CDS encoding ABC transporter permease, with the protein MIKYVVKRFVQMIVVLFIVSLLVFLLTNFIGDPVDMLVPENATLEQIESARTRLGLDKPLPVQYGIFIRDVLHGNFGKSYIYGKPAMDLIFERMPATLELVAVAACLVLCIAIPLGVYAGAYPKRASSKLIMSGSILGISLPSFWVGMMMIYIFAVVLRLLPASGRGNTVMVGNVALSIFAPGGIRYVILPAITLALTNVATMLRLTRSGILENMRQDYIKFARAKGVPAKSILFGHALKNALIPVVTIFGMDLGNMIAFTTITETIFAWPGMGKLLIDAINKSDRPIIVAYLMAAACMFVVLNFIVDILYTLIDPRIELR; encoded by the coding sequence ATGATAAAGTATGTTGTAAAACGGTTTGTGCAGATGATCGTGGTACTTTTTATAGTATCTCTTCTCGTATTTCTGCTGACCAACTTTATCGGTGACCCGGTTGATATGCTGGTACCGGAAAATGCAACCCTTGAACAGATCGAATCCGCAAGAACCAGATTGGGACTTGATAAGCCCCTTCCCGTTCAGTATGGTATTTTTATCAGAGATGTGCTTCATGGCAATTTTGGTAAATCTTATATATATGGAAAACCTGCTATGGATCTGATCTTTGAACGTATGCCTGCGACTCTTGAATTAGTTGCTGTTGCAGCCTGTCTTGTACTGTGTATTGCCATTCCTTTAGGTGTATATGCAGGTGCTTATCCTAAGAGAGCCAGCAGCAAGCTTATTATGTCCGGTTCTATTTTAGGTATTTCTCTTCCTTCCTTCTGGGTTGGCATGATGATGATCTACATTTTTGCAGTTGTTTTAAGACTGCTTCCGGCTTCCGGCCGTGGAAATACGGTAATGGTGGGAAATGTAGCTTTAAGCATTTTTGCTCCCGGAGGTATCCGTTATGTCATTCTTCCGGCAATAACACTGGCCCTGACCAATGTGGCTACCATGCTTCGACTGACCCGTTCCGGTATCCTGGAAAATATGCGTCAGGATTATATTAAGTTTGCAAGAGCAAAAGGTGTTCCTGCCAAGTCCATTCTTTTTGGACATGCTTTAAAGAATGCGCTGATCCCGGTTGTTACTATTTTCGGTATGGATCTGGGAAATATGATCGCGTTCACCACCATTACAGAGACCATTTTTGCATGGCCTGGCATGGGCAAGCTGCTTATTGATGCTATTAATAAATCAGACAGACCTATTATCGTGGCTTATCTGATGGCAGCAGCCTGCATGTTTGTGGTGCTGAACTTTATCGTTGATATCTTGTATACACTCATTGATCCTAGAATTGAATTGAGGTGA
- a CDS encoding ABC transporter permease has product MEEKVTIEKTGWWKSFLKSEFFYHYKHNIPAIIGSILVVVAILVAVFGRFLAPQNPYDLTAISLADSYLPPVWLDGGKAGFFLGSDEQGRDILSAIIYGSASSIMIGLVGMICSCAIGTTLGLLAGYFGGKVDAVIMRIADVQLSFPSMLIALFIMSVFGRGVGKLLIALTMVGWVTYARTVRGETLSVKKMEYVEAARTIGLPNRIIIIKHVLPNVINSIIVLATIQIGSFILTEATLSFLGVGVPITQPSLGLLVKTGFDVLFSGLWWASVFPGLYIMLIVFGINLLGDFLRDELNPNLK; this is encoded by the coding sequence ATGGAAGAGAAAGTAACCATTGAAAAAACAGGATGGTGGAAAAGCTTTTTAAAGTCTGAGTTTTTCTATCACTATAAACACAATATTCCAGCCATCATCGGAAGTATCCTGGTGGTAGTTGCAATCCTGGTTGCAGTATTTGGACGTTTCCTGGCTCCGCAGAACCCATATGACCTGACTGCCATCAGCCTGGCAGATTCTTATCTTCCACCGGTATGGTTAGACGGCGGAAAAGCCGGATTTTTTCTGGGAAGTGATGAACAGGGCCGTGATATTTTAAGTGCCATTATCTATGGTAGCGCAAGTTCCATTATGATCGGTCTGGTAGGCATGATCTGTTCCTGTGCCATTGGCACCACACTGGGACTGTTAGCAGGATATTTTGGCGGCAAAGTAGATGCTGTTATCATGCGTATTGCAGATGTACAGCTGTCTTTCCCATCAATGCTGATCGCATTATTCATCATGTCCGTATTTGGACGAGGCGTGGGAAAACTGCTCATCGCCCTGACTATGGTAGGCTGGGTAACTTATGCAAGAACAGTCCGCGGTGAAACACTTTCCGTTAAAAAAATGGAATATGTGGAAGCAGCACGTACCATTGGCCTTCCAAACCGCATTATCATTATAAAACATGTACTTCCAAACGTTATCAATTCCATTATCGTTTTAGCAACTATCCAGATCGGAAGCTTTATCCTGACAGAGGCAACCTTAAGCTTTTTAGGTGTTGGTGTGCCGATTACACAGCCTTCTTTGGGACTGCTTGTAAAAACTGGTTTTGATGTATTGTTCTCAGGTCTGTGGTGGGCATCTGTGTTCCCAGGTCTGTATATCATGCTGATCGTATTCGGTATCAATCTTTTAGGTGACTTCTTAAGAGATGAGCTGAACCCGAATCTGAAATAG
- a CDS encoding ABC transporter ATP-binding protein translates to MEDKVLLDVQGLKTYFHTFKGVVKAVDNVSFSLKEGEILGIVGESGSGKSVTSFSILKLVEDPGVVDADHIMFDGKDLAKISERDMSKIRGKDISMVFQDPMTSLNPLYTIQRQMEEVLILHEPQMNKAQRRERCIELLHAVGIPNPEERLKEYPNQFSGGMRQRVIIAIALATNPKLLIADEPTTALDVTIQEQILKLMKKLVKEHNTSLMLITHDLAVVSQMVDKINVMYCGKLVETGKTEDIIYHNAHPYTEGLLNSIPKLYEDRDRLDYIPGMVPNMFELPEGCYFAPRCKYCQEICRHEKPQMQEVGPGHMAACHFPLLKKKEQEEA, encoded by the coding sequence ATGGAAGATAAAGTATTATTAGACGTACAGGGATTAAAAACATATTTCCACACCTTCAAGGGCGTGGTAAAAGCAGTAGATAATGTAAGCTTCAGCTTAAAAGAAGGTGAGATTTTAGGTATCGTAGGTGAGTCCGGAAGTGGAAAGTCTGTTACCAGTTTCTCTATTTTAAAGCTGGTAGAAGATCCGGGTGTGGTAGATGCAGACCATATCATGTTTGATGGAAAAGACCTGGCAAAGATCAGTGAAAGAGATATGTCAAAGATCCGTGGAAAAGACATTTCCATGGTATTCCAGGATCCTATGACATCTTTAAATCCTCTTTATACCATCCAGAGACAGATGGAAGAGGTGCTGATCCTTCATGAGCCACAGATGAACAAGGCACAGAGAAGAGAGCGCTGTATTGAGCTGCTCCATGCAGTAGGCATCCCAAATCCGGAAGAACGTTTAAAAGAATATCCAAACCAGTTTTCCGGCGGTATGCGCCAGCGTGTTATCATTGCCATTGCACTGGCTACCAACCCGAAGCTGCTGATTGCAGATGAGCCTACTACTGCCCTGGATGTTACCATTCAGGAACAGATATTAAAGCTTATGAAAAAGCTGGTGAAGGAGCATAATACATCTCTGATGCTGATCACTCATGACCTGGCAGTTGTATCCCAGATGGTTGACAAGATCAATGTTATGTACTGCGGAAAACTGGTAGAGACCGGAAAGACAGAGGATATTATTTATCATAATGCACATCCATACACTGAGGGACTTTTAAATTCCATTCCAAAGCTGTATGAGGACAGAGACCGTCTGGACTATATTCCCGGTATGGTTCCAAATATGTTTGAGCTGCCGGAAGGCTGTTATTTTGCACCAAGATGCAAATACTGCCAGGAGATCTGCCGCCATGAAAAGCCGCAGATGCAGGAAGTGGGACCGGGCCATATGGCTGCATGTCACTTCCCACTGTTAAAGAAAAAAGAACAGGAGGAAGCATAA